The following are encoded together in the Glycine max cultivar Williams 82 chromosome 8, Glycine_max_v4.0, whole genome shotgun sequence genome:
- the LOC100817414 gene encoding 5-oxoprolinase, producing the protein MGSVTEGKLRFCIDRGGTFTDVYAEIPGQTDGQVLKLLSVDPLNYDDAPVEGIRRILEEFTGEKIPRNSKIPTEKIEWIRMGTTVATNALLERKGERIAVCVTRGFRDLLQIGNQARPSIFDLTVLKPSNLYEEVVEVEERVQLVQSEEEEEKQGGSSSVVKGISGELVRIVKPLNEEALKPVLKNLLDKGISCLAVVLMHSYTYPQHEQQVKKLALSLGFRHVSISSALSPMVRAVPRGLTAGVDAYLTPVIKEYLSGFISKFDEGIGKLNVLFMQSDGGLAPESTFSGHKAILSGPAGGVVGYSQTLFGLETDKPLIGFDMGGTSTDVSRYAGSYEQVLETQIAGAIIQAPQLDINTVAAGGGSKLKFQFGTFQAGPESVGAHPGPVCYRKGGELAITDANLVLGYVIPDYFPSIFGPNEDQPLDFKSTRGEFEKLARQINTHRRNQDPSSKDMTVEEIALGFVDVANETMCRPIRQLTEMKGHETKNHSLACFGGAGPQHACAIARSLGMKEVLIHRFCGILSAYGMGLANVVEEAQEPYSAVYGVESIVEVSQREAVLLRQVKQKLQIQGFKEENISTETYLNLRYEGTDTAIMVKRQVAEDGNLCDYATEFVRLFQQEYGFKLQNRNIVICDVRVRGIGVTNILRPQAIEPAPGSPIVEGYYKVYFGNGWQETPLYKLEKLGYGHMMSGPAIIMNGNSTVIVEPNCRAIITKYGNIKIEIESPLTSVKISDKVADVVQLSIFNHRFMGIAEQMGRTLQRTSISTNIKERLDFSCALFDPSGGLVANAPHVPVHLGAMSSTVQWQLNYWGDNLNEGDVLVTNHPSAGGSHLPDITVITPVFFNGKLVFFVANRGHHAEIGGTTPGSMPPFSKSILEEGAAIKAFKLVEKGIFQEEGIIKLLQFPSSDGRGNKIAGTRRIQDNLSDLRAQVAANQRGISLVLELIEQYGLETVQAYMNYVQVNAEAAVREMLKSVGHRISSKSNELVTIEEEDYMDDGSIIHLKLSIDSNKGEAVFDFAGTSSEVYGNWNAPKAVTAAAVIYCVRCLVNVDIPLNQGCLAPVKILIPEGSFLSPSDTAAVVGGNVLTSQRITDVIFTAFQACACSQGCMNNFTFGDDTFGYYETIGGGSGAGPTWDGTSGVQCHMTNTRMTDPEIFEQRYPVILHKFGLRENSGGDGFHKGGDGLLREIEFRRPVIVSILSERRVHAPRGLKGGKDGARGANYLVKKDKRKIYLGGKNTVEVLPGEILQILTPGGGGWGSPL; encoded by the coding sequence ATGGGGAGCGTTACTGAAGGGAAGTTGAGGTTTTGTATTGATAGAGGGGGCACGTTTACTGATGTGTATGCAGAAATCCCTGGTCAGACTGATGGGCAAGTTTTGAAGCTTCTGTCGGTTGACCCTTTGAACTATGATGATGCACCGGTGGAAGGGATACGGAGGATTCTTGAAGAATTCACTGGTGAGAAAATTCCACGCAACTCAAAGATACCCACTGAGAAGATTGAGTGGATAAGGATGGGTACAACTGTGGCAACGAATGCACTTTTAGAGCGCAAGGGAGAAAGGATTGCAGTGTGTGTGACTCGAGGCTTTCGTGATTTACTCCAGATAGGGAACCAGGCTCGCCCCAGCATATTTGACCTTACTGTGTTGAAGCCATCAAATCTCTATGAAGAAGTTGTGGAGGTTGAAGAGAGAGTTCAACTTGTTCAgtctgaggaagaagaagaaaagcagGGTGGTTCTTCATCTGTGGTTAAGGGAATTTCAGGGGAGCTTGTCAGGATTgtgaagcctcttaatgaagaaGCACTGAAGCCAGTACTGAAAAACTTATTGGACAAAGGAATTAGTTGTTTGGCTGTTGTTTTGATGCACTCATACACTTATCCACAACATGAACAACAGGTCAAGAAGTTAGCTTTGAGTCTGGGATTCAGACATGTTTCCATATCATCTGCTTTGAGTCCCATGGTCCGTGCTGTTCCTCGTGGTCTAACAGCTGGTGTAGATGCTTATCTGACCCCAGTTATTAAAGAATACCTATCAGGATTCATCTCCAAATTTGATGAGGGAATTGGAAAGTTGAATGTTTTGTTTATGCAATCAGATGGAGGACTTGCACCTGAGAGTACCTTCTCAGGGCACAAAGCAATTTTATCTGGTCCTGCTGGTGGAGTTGTTGGTTACTCACAAACTCTTTTTGGGCTTGAAACAGATAAGCCACTAATTGGGTTTGATATGGGGGGAACATCTACAGATGTGAGTCGGTATGCAGGTAGTTATGAGCAAGTGCTGGAAACCCAGATTGCCGGTGCCATAATTCAAGCACCTCAGCTTGACATAAACACTGTAGCTGCTGGTGGTGGTTCAAAGTTGAAGTTCCAATTTGGTACTTTTCAAGCTGGACCAGAATCAGTTGGAGCACACCCTGGTCCCGTATGTTACCGAAAAGGTGGAGAGTTGGCAATTACTGATGCTAACCTAGTTCTGGGATATGTTATTCCTGATTATTTCCCTTCTATATTTGGTCCAAATGAAGATCAGCCTCTTGATTTCAAGTCAACTAGAGGAGAATTTGAGAAGCTTGCCAGGCAAATAAATACTCACCGAAGGAATCAGGATCCATCTTCAAAAGACATGACAGTGGAAGAGATTGCACTTGGCTTTGTGGATGTTGCTAATGAGACAATGTGTCGTCCTATAAGACAGTTGACTGAAATGAAGGGCCATGAGACAAAGAACCATTCACTTGCTTGCTTTGGTGGTGCTGGACCTCAGCATGCTTGTGCTATAGCTAGGTCGTTAGGTATGAAAGAAGTGCTCATTCACAGATTTTGTGGGATCTTAAGTGCATATGGAATGGGGTTGGCAAATGTTGTGGAAGAGGCACAGGAACCTTATTCTGCAGTGTATGGAGTTGAATCTATTGTTGAGGTCTCACAACGAGAAGCTGTTTTACTTAGACAGGTAAAGCAGAAATTGCAAATTCAAGGATTTAAGGAGGAAAATATTTCAACAGAGACATATTTAAACTTGAGATATGAAGGTACAGACACTGCCATCATGGTCAAAAGACAAGTAGCTGAAGATGGAAATTTATGTGACTATGCTACTGAGTTTGTGAGATTGTTTCAACAGGAATACGGCTTTAAACTCCAGAATAGGAATATTGTTATCTGTGATGTTAGAGTTCGTGGTATAGGAGTCACCAATATATTGAGGCCACAGGCCATAGAACCTGCCCCTGGCAGTCCTATAGTTGAAGGCTACTATAAGGTTTACTTTGGGAATGGTTGGCAGGAAACACCTCTCTATAAGCTTGAAAAGCTGGGCTATGGTCATATGATGTCTGGGCCAGCAATCATCATGAATGGCAATAGCACTGTGATTGTAGAACCCAACTGTAGAGCCATTATAACCAAATACGGAAACATCAAGATTGAAATAGAGTCCCCTTTAACCAGTGTTAAAATATCAGATAAAGTTGCAGATGTTGTACAGCTCTCCATCTTCAATCACAGATTTATGGGTATAGCTGAGCAGATGGGAAGGACACTACAAAGAACTTCCATTTCAACAAATATCAAAGAACGGCTTGATTTTTCCTGTGCTCTATTTGATCCTAGTGGGGGCCTAGTTGCAAATGCACCTCATGTTCCTGTCCATCTAGGAGCTATGTCTAGTACAGTTCAGTGGCAGCTCAATTACTGGGGTGACAATTTAAATGAAGGAGATGTTTTGGTTACTAATCATCCATCTGCTGGAGGTAGCCATCTTCCTGATATAACTGTTATTACACCTGTTTTCTTCAATGGGAAGTTGGTTTTTTTTGTGGCAAATAGAGGGCATCATGCAGAGATCGGGGGTACTACCCCTGGAAGCATGCCGCCTTTTTCAAAATCCATATTGGAGGAAGGAGCTGCCATTAAGGCATTTAAGCTTGTTGAAAAAGGTATCTTTCAAGAAGAGGGGATCATTAAACTTCTGCAGTTCCCAAGCTCTGATGGTCGAGGAAATAAGATAGCAGGAACTCGCAGGATTCAAGATAACTTGTCAGATCTGCGAGCGCAAGTAGCAGCAAATCAAAGAGGAATTTCTCTAGTTCTAGAGCTCATTGAGCAGTATGGTCTTGAAACAGTTCAGGCTTACATGAATTATGTACAGGTGAATGCAGAAGCGGCAGTAAGAGAGATGCTGAAGTCCGTTGGTCATAGAATTTCATCCAAGTCAAATGAACTCGTGACTATTGAAGAAGAGGACTACATGGATGATGGATCCATTATTCATTTGAAACTGAGCATTGATTCTAATAAAGGAGAAGCAGTTTTCGATTTTGCTGGGACAAGTTCTGAAGTTTATGGTAATTGGAATGCGCCCAAAGCTGTAACAGCTGCAGCTGTCATATACTGTGTCCGCTGTTTAGTGAACGTTGATATTCCTCTCAATCAAGGCTGTTTGGCTCCAGTGAAGATTCTTATTCCAGAAGGCTCATTTCTCTCTCCAAGTGATACTGCTGCTGTAGTAGGAGGTAATGTCCTTACATCTCAGAGGATAACTGATGTTATATTCACTGCATTTCAGGCCTGTGCTTGTTCCCAGGGATGTatgaataattttacatttgggGATGATACTTTTGGTTATTATGAAACCATTGGAGGTGGAAGTGGGGCTGGTCCTACCTGGGATGGAACCAGTGGGGTACAGTGCCACATGACAAATACAAGAATGACTGATCCTGAGATATTTGAGCAAAGATATCCAGTGATTCTGCACAAGTTTGGACTTAGAGAAAACAGTGGAGGAGATGGATTTCACAAAGGTGGTGATGGTCTTCTCCGAGAAATAGAGTTTAGGCGCCCAGTAATTGTTAGCATTCTTTCTGAGAGGCGTGTCCATGCACCAAGAGGGCTCAAGGGAGGAAAAGATGGTGCTCGTGGAGCTAACTACCTTGTAAAGAAAGATAAACGAAAGATTTATCTCGGTGGTAAGAATACAGTCGAAGTGCTTCCAGGGGAAATTCTTCAGATTTTGACTCCTGGCGGTGGCGGATGGGGTTCTCCATTGTga
- the LOC100817942 gene encoding transcription factor SAC51 has product MVKADGSLPRPHHVAWQSPSSNYFSMLPKPSLLGLPTYLNSGTSILPAVSTFHGLAAPSIPSLKTKLTNEVQGFLQYHYADTSLKETHVGGALQNANPSSLQKRLLIFDRSDNKTRLFYGPVPLVQSPTVTATKFAQSYGVKGEGQASNVGQKHLASYSLLEESVKDHAVIEESENHEDTEEINAFLYSDDESSEDDDDDTCDEVTSTDHSPLATNKTYVIQEQFKDTKEEVASSDWPNKRLKLFDGDYNRSSTPVDRYSLVRPNETCDCVSDAESKNSSGWAYSVDKTKVDNSVAHHIKFKKDKIRESLKVLENLIPGAKGKEPLLVIDGTIEYLKILMSQTGALGVKYH; this is encoded by the coding sequence ATGGTTAAGGCTGACGGGTCTTTGCCTCGCCCACACCACGTGGCTTGGCAATCACCTTCTTCAAATTACTTCAGTATGCTGCCTAAGCCCAGCTTACTTGGTCTTCCAACATATCTGAATTCAGGCACTTCCATCTTGCCTGCTGTCAGTACATTTCATGGGCTTGCAGCTCCTTCTATCCCAAGTCTGAAGACCAAGCTAACAAATGAAGTGCAGGGATTCCTTCAGTATCACTATGCTGACACAAGTTTGAAAGAAACACATGTTGGAGGAGCTTTACAAAATGCAAATCCTTCTTCTTTGCAGAAGAGGTTGCTGATCTTCGACCGCTCTGATAATAAGACAAGGTTATTTTATGGTCCTGTCCCTCTTGTCCAGAGTCCAACTGTTACTGCTACAAAGTTTGCTCAAAGTTACGGTGTAAAAGGGGAGGGACAGGCCAGTAATGTGGGTCAAAAGCATCTAGCCAGTTACAGTTTACTGGAAGAGTCTGTTAAGGATCATGCAGTTATTGAAGAAAGTGAAAATCATGAAGATACAGAAGAAATAAATGCATTTCTTTATTCTGATGATGAAAGCAGTGAAGATGACGACGATGATACTTGTGATGAGGTAACAAGTACAGATCATTCTCCTTTGGCAACTAATAAGACTTATGTGATACAAGAGCAATTTAAAGACACTAAGGAGGAGGTTGCTAGCTCTGATTGGCCTAACAAAAGGCTGAAGTTATTTGATGGTGACTATAATAGATCATCGACACCTGTGGACAGGTATAGTTTGGTAAGACCAAATGAAACCTGTGATTGTGTCAGTGATGCTGAATCGAAGAATTCTAGTGGCTGGGCATATTCTGTTGATAAAACTAAAGTAGATAATTCAGTGGCTCAccatatcaaatttaaaaaggaTAAGATCCGTGAATCGTTGAAAGTTCTCGAGAATTTAATTCCTGGTGCGAAAGGAAAGGAGCCACTGTTAGTCATTGATGGCACTATTGAGTACTTGAAAATTTTGATGTCCCAAACTGGTGCTCTTGGGGTGAAATATCACTAA